A portion of the Corallococcus silvisoli genome contains these proteins:
- a CDS encoding cytochrome c peroxidase, which translates to MHCTPAAPEQDTVDLAKSVAPETTGLEAPLQSGATGKRLFSQAFPNTNGRSCATCHVLDESTALRPGNVQGRLVSNPTDPLFNRIDADDPNAAVPTYEHLKKGLIRVVLPLPANMDVIDAQGHVITPPDRKVAVWRGVPSILDVALTGPFFQFDGRESNLEDQAQSAITSHSEGGSIPRAQLRQVADFQRGEFTSARARFVSDLSNAGVPLAQIPLPEDFMWLTPEERRGREVFKVGCEPCHGGPTLSRISTPAMREAASQFPVTRPDGNVLFTHVPGVGPVPVLEPRSPPDILNIGFASLSYLGQMGLLPALFNADVELPRYRFRFYADGTRQQQVTDLPPIPVTASGEPYDPTPALDESGAPIVGPNLFPQWFTTDPGRALITGNPLDFEAFDIPTLRGVARTAPYFHDNSAENLEDVIDLYSQFVLPVTAPLNLPPVHPPETPGSPPESFSPTQKQELLRFLQRL; encoded by the coding sequence ATGCATTGCACCCCAGCAGCCCCGGAGCAGGACACGGTCGACCTCGCGAAGAGCGTTGCCCCCGAGACGACCGGGCTCGAGGCACCCTTACAGTCCGGCGCCACCGGCAAACGGCTGTTCAGCCAGGCCTTCCCGAACACCAATGGACGCTCCTGCGCCACATGCCATGTGCTCGACGAGAGTACGGCCCTGCGGCCGGGGAACGTCCAAGGCCGTCTCGTTTCGAATCCGACGGATCCGCTGTTCAATCGCATCGACGCGGATGACCCGAACGCGGCGGTGCCCACCTATGAGCACCTGAAAAAGGGCCTCATCCGAGTCGTCCTCCCCCTCCCCGCCAACATGGACGTCATCGACGCGCAGGGTCACGTCATCACGCCACCGGACCGGAAGGTCGCCGTCTGGAGAGGCGTTCCGAGCATCCTGGACGTCGCCCTCACCGGACCGTTCTTCCAGTTCGACGGCCGCGAGTCGAACCTGGAGGATCAGGCCCAATCCGCCATCACGAGCCACAGCGAGGGAGGCTCCATCCCTCGCGCGCAGCTTCGCCAGGTGGCGGACTTCCAGCGCGGCGAGTTCACGTCGGCACGCGCTCGGTTCGTCTCGGACTTGAGCAACGCTGGGGTCCCGCTTGCTCAGATTCCTCTGCCCGAGGACTTCATGTGGCTCACGCCCGAGGAGCGACGGGGCCGCGAGGTCTTCAAGGTCGGCTGCGAGCCCTGCCATGGCGGCCCGACGCTGAGCCGGATTTCAACGCCGGCCATGCGGGAGGCCGCCTCCCAGTTCCCGGTGACCCGACCTGATGGCAATGTCCTGTTCACCCATGTCCCCGGGGTGGGCCCCGTGCCGGTGCTGGAGCCGCGCTCACCACCGGACATCCTGAACATCGGGTTCGCAAGCCTCTCCTACCTGGGGCAGATGGGTCTGCTCCCCGCGCTGTTCAACGCGGACGTCGAGCTGCCTCGCTACCGATTCCGCTTCTATGCGGACGGCACACGCCAGCAGCAGGTGACCGACCTTCCGCCCATCCCGGTGACGGCCAGCGGGGAGCCGTACGATCCCACTCCCGCGCTGGATGAGAGTGGCGCGCCCATCGTCGGGCCCAACCTCTTCCCTCAGTGGTTCACCACGGATCCAGGCCGGGCGCTCATCACCGGCAACCCCCTGGACTTCGAAGCCTTCGACATCCCCACGCTGCGTGGCGTCGCGCGGACGGCGCCCTACTTTCACGACAACAGCGCCGAGAACCTCGAGGACGTCATCGACCTCTACAGCCAGTTCGTCCTGCCCGTCACAGCCCCCCTGAACCTGCCGCCCGTTCATCCGCCGGAGACTCCCGGCAGCCCCCCCGAGTCCTTCAGTCCTACGCAGAAACAGGAACTGCTCCGGTTCCTCCAGCGACTCTAA
- a CDS encoding RluA family pseudouridine synthase — MTPKTGLNDGYVYRERIGAAAGRSVLAYLTDTYRHSTEAEWRARFLRGEVQLDGVTATGAELLRARQELCWHRPPWQEAETPDSFELVHEDEALLAVIKPSGLPTIPSGGFLKNTLLAFVRRRWPEASALHRLGRATSGLVLFSRTHEAAARLSHGWREGDVEKRYRALSEGVATQEHYDIRAPIGLVPHPQLGAVHGANPQGKASSSSARVLERRASQTLFEVHIHTGRPEQIRIHLAFIGHPLAGDPLFAVGGLPREHSPGLPGDGGYLLHAETLAFTHPLSGERLRLHAPPPPGLRNAGN; from the coding sequence GTGACGCCCAAGACCGGCCTGAATGACGGCTATGTGTACCGCGAGCGGATTGGGGCCGCCGCCGGGCGCAGTGTGCTTGCCTACCTCACGGACACGTACCGGCACTCCACCGAAGCGGAGTGGCGCGCCCGCTTCCTGCGCGGTGAGGTGCAACTGGACGGTGTCACGGCGACCGGCGCTGAGCTGCTCCGCGCCCGCCAGGAGCTGTGCTGGCACCGCCCCCCGTGGCAGGAGGCGGAGACGCCGGACAGCTTCGAGCTGGTGCACGAGGACGAGGCCCTGCTCGCGGTCATCAAGCCGAGTGGGTTGCCGACGATCCCCTCGGGCGGCTTCCTCAAGAACACGCTGCTCGCGTTCGTGAGGAGGCGCTGGCCGGAGGCGTCGGCGCTGCACCGCCTGGGGCGGGCGACGTCGGGGCTCGTGCTCTTCTCCCGCACGCACGAGGCGGCCGCGCGCCTCTCCCACGGCTGGCGCGAGGGCGACGTGGAGAAGCGCTACCGCGCGCTTTCAGAGGGAGTCGCGACCCAGGAGCACTACGACATCCGCGCGCCCATCGGGTTGGTGCCGCATCCCCAGCTGGGCGCGGTTCACGGGGCGAACCCCCAGGGCAAGGCATCCAGCAGCAGCGCCCGGGTGCTGGAGCGGCGTGCCAGCCAGACGCTCTTCGAGGTGCACATCCACACGGGGCGTCCCGAGCAGATCCGCATCCACCTGGCGTTCATCGGCCACCCGCTCGCCGGAGACCCGCTGTTCGCCGTGGGGGGGCTGCCGCGTGAGCACTCGCCCGGCCTGCCCGGAGACGGCGGCTACCTGCTCCACGCGGAGACGCTGGCCTTCACACACCCGCTGTCGGGGGAGCGCCTGCGGTTGCACGCGCCGCCGCCCCCAGGGCTGAGGAACGCTGGGAACTGA
- a CDS encoding fatty acid desaturase produces MDGSRLAGARTLLGLAVDVALRGLYPLLALGAVWGVLLWGPWPSAVGFFAVFHVLRYAEQHFGAARPLPPERRLRRTRLLAHPEDIHVVVYMLLYWAGLASAFAIYLGPESGAWTPADRVGFCLAAGLWLGLAGAVNTGINYHSHTHRGIFKSRWLNRWVGRVWTIPGGFPAFFWSYKHLVVHHKHLHEQADWVQPKRAEDGRYENLYRYILLYWPWRWARHFYVDFSRAKPAVRRRAIRELVFFLVCWSLPFFVDVTLGLGIWFFHQWVSNVGVMGPGMYAQHAGGTNERRLSHSNTFLCAFFNKTMFNAGFHIEHTARPGVHWSELPALHESMKDELIADGAHVLPYGIFKGAGLLSSVFNPDAGYEQFMRGEPDSGRPEESPRVMGSAG; encoded by the coding sequence ATGGATGGATCGAGACTCGCCGGCGCGAGGACGCTGCTCGGGTTGGCCGTTGACGTCGCGCTGCGCGGTCTCTATCCGCTCCTGGCCCTGGGCGCCGTGTGGGGCGTCCTCCTCTGGGGCCCCTGGCCCTCCGCCGTGGGCTTCTTCGCGGTGTTCCACGTGCTGAGATACGCGGAGCAGCACTTCGGTGCCGCCCGGCCGCTGCCGCCCGAGCGACGGCTGCGGCGGACCCGCCTGCTGGCCCACCCGGAGGACATCCACGTCGTCGTCTACATGCTGCTGTACTGGGCCGGGCTCGCCAGCGCCTTCGCCATCTACCTGGGCCCGGAGAGCGGAGCCTGGACCCCGGCCGACCGCGTGGGGTTCTGTCTGGCGGCGGGCCTCTGGCTGGGATTGGCTGGCGCCGTGAATACCGGCATCAACTATCACAGCCATACCCACCGCGGCATCTTCAAGAGCCGCTGGCTCAACCGCTGGGTGGGGCGCGTGTGGACGATTCCGGGCGGCTTCCCGGCCTTCTTCTGGAGCTACAAACATCTGGTCGTGCACCACAAGCACCTGCATGAGCAGGCCGATTGGGTCCAGCCGAAGCGTGCGGAAGACGGCCGCTACGAGAACCTCTATCGGTACATCCTGCTCTACTGGCCCTGGCGCTGGGCGCGTCACTTCTACGTCGACTTCTCCAGGGCGAAGCCCGCGGTGCGACGCAGGGCGATTCGGGAGCTGGTGTTCTTCCTGGTCTGCTGGTCCCTCCCTTTCTTCGTTGACGTGACGCTGGGCCTGGGCATCTGGTTCTTCCACCAGTGGGTGAGCAACGTCGGGGTCATGGGGCCTGGCATGTATGCCCAGCACGCGGGGGGGACGAACGAGCGGCGGCTCAGCCACTCCAACACCTTCCTGTGCGCGTTCTTCAACAAGACCATGTTCAACGCCGGCTTCCACATCGAGCACACCGCGCGCCCCGGCGTGCACTGGAGTGAGCTGCCCGCGCTGCATGAGTCCATGAAGGACGAGCTGATCGCAGACGGGGCGCATGTCCTGCCCTACGGAATCTTCAAGGGCGCGGGGTTGCTGAGCTCCGTGTTCAACCCCGACGCTGGCTATGAGCAGTTCATGCGGGGCGAGCCGGACAGCGGTCGCCCGGAGGAGTCCCCCCGCGTGATGGGCAGCGCGGGGTAG
- a CDS encoding PaaI family thioesterase, with protein sequence MTRALTVRNYVDQWLSGEASPPPVVELIGIRLIGYTEGEGKAALPAGKRHHNAMGTVHGGVLCDLADVAIGGAVVSTLNEGESFTTLGLQIEYYHGVVESLLTATAKVVKRGSSVVFCSCRIEDAEGNHVAQMNSTCLIRKPRS encoded by the coding sequence ATGACGAGGGCATTGACGGTGCGGAACTACGTTGACCAATGGCTGTCTGGGGAGGCCTCCCCGCCACCGGTCGTCGAGTTGATTGGCATTCGTCTGATCGGCTACACCGAAGGGGAGGGCAAGGCCGCGCTCCCGGCGGGCAAACGCCATCACAACGCCATGGGCACGGTCCACGGCGGAGTGCTCTGCGACCTCGCGGATGTCGCCATTGGCGGCGCGGTGGTCTCGACCCTGAATGAGGGCGAGAGCTTCACCACCCTGGGCCTCCAGATTGAGTACTACCACGGGGTGGTGGAGTCGCTGCTGACCGCCACGGCGAAGGTCGTCAAGCGGGGCTCGTCGGTCGTCTTCTGTTCGTGCCGCATCGAGGACGCGGAGGGGAACCACGTCGCGCAGATGAACTCCACGTGCCTCATCCGGAAGCCGAGGAGCTAG
- a CDS encoding fatty acid desaturase CarF family protein produces the protein MKAPLSAAGEPDIEVLSEQRSGYPRATPLGWDNILFHFVGAAALLGLLGWASWWLARAVFELGLAAALLALGLGTVVGLFVADLLSGIAHWAFDTWFDEHHPIFHRMVLVVREHHIAPQEMFRYPFYNDTGQLSVIALLLTAPVLLPVTLWAPASVPAVAGVWACVLFAVCFVFMLEFHKSGHRRPVRGVTRVLQGCHLLLSPRHHWQHHSGAYDTHYCLINGWADHVMDAMGGWRTLERVIQRWTGAVPRSNDDVWLETWLPPRRRALWSEARGDKSDVGRVTSTRKESP, from the coding sequence ATGAAGGCCCCCCTGTCGGCGGCAGGTGAGCCGGACATCGAGGTCCTGAGCGAACAGCGCTCGGGATACCCTCGGGCCACGCCGCTCGGCTGGGACAACATCCTGTTCCATTTCGTCGGCGCCGCCGCGCTCCTCGGGCTGCTCGGCTGGGCGTCCTGGTGGTTGGCGCGGGCGGTGTTCGAGCTGGGCCTCGCGGCCGCCCTGCTCGCGCTCGGGCTGGGCACCGTGGTCGGCCTGTTCGTCGCCGACCTGCTCTCAGGGATCGCCCACTGGGCGTTCGACACCTGGTTCGACGAGCACCATCCGATCTTCCACCGGATGGTGCTCGTTGTCCGGGAGCACCACATCGCCCCTCAGGAGATGTTTCGCTACCCCTTCTACAACGACACGGGGCAGCTCTCCGTCATCGCGCTCCTGCTCACGGCGCCGGTCCTGCTCCCGGTCACCCTGTGGGCGCCCGCGTCGGTGCCCGCGGTCGCGGGGGTCTGGGCCTGCGTGCTCTTCGCGGTCTGCTTCGTGTTCATGCTGGAGTTCCACAAGAGCGGCCACCGTCGGCCCGTCCGCGGTGTCACCCGCGTGCTCCAGGGCTGTCACCTGCTGCTCAGTCCCCGACATCACTGGCAGCACCACTCCGGCGCCTACGACACGCACTATTGCCTCATCAACGGCTGGGCCGACCACGTCATGGACGCCATGGGAGGCTGGCGTACCCTCGAGCGCGTCATTCAGCGTTGGACCGGCGCGGTCCCCCGCTCGAACGACGACGTGTGGCTGGAGACCTGGTTGCCGCCCCGGCGCAGGGCCTTGTGGTCCGAGGCGAGGGGCGACAAGAGTGATGTGGGGCGCGTGACTTCGACGCGCAAGGAGAGTCCATGA